In Bacteroidales bacterium, the genomic stretch CGGTTGTACAGCTTTGAAGTCTGTCCGTTTTGAAGATGGTTCATCTGATGTCTATTTAGGAGTGTATTATAGTTATTCTATTTCTTATTCTAAAGGTTTATTTAGCAGTTGTCCATTGGAAGAGGTTTACATTGGTAGAAATATTAAATACAAGGATCGTGATTCATCATATCCCTTTGCATCTAATCCTGATAAATATGGATATTCAGCTTTCTACAATCAACCTAAACTCGCAAAAGTAACAATAGGAGAAGGGTGTACATCTCTAACAGACTATTTATTCTATAAAAATGCTACTATAACGATACTCTCTTTACCAAATGTTAGGACAATAGGTAATTCTACCTTCCAAGAGTGTGCAAAATTAGCTACTCTTAATTTGGGATCAAGTATTGAAACGGTTGGAAACTCAGCCTTTTATAATTGCTCTAATATAACCAAACTTACATTCCCTAATTCAATAAAAGATATAGGAAATAGTGCTTTTGGTAATTGTACAAGTATAACTGAAGTTACAGTTGGAAGTGGCCTTAAAACAATAGGTGATAACGCTTTCTATAATTGTCGCTCCTTTACTGCTGTTATTTTACCTGATAGTTTGACAACAATGGGTGCCTCGGCTTTTGAGAGTTGTACTAAACTTACTATCGCTAAACTTGGAAAGTCATTGACGTCTGTTCCTGCTAAGGCATTTAAAAATTGTATTGCTTTATCAGAAATGGTAATCCCAAATACGGTTGAAGTGATAGGAGACCAAGCATTCTATAATGACTCTACTATTGCTACTATTACAATGAACGAGGGGTTGAAAACTATAGGCTCTGAGGTATTCTGGAATAACTCAGGTATAATGCGATTCACAATTCCAGGTACAGTTACCTCTATGGGAACTAACTGTTTTTATGGATGTACAAATGTTACATATTTAATATTTAAGGAGGGAGAGGGAACTCTTAATATTAATAATAGTAATTGTAGGAGTTCTAAAATTGATGCATTAACGACTAATACGACCTATAGAGATAGAAAATATGATTATTTCTATGATTGTCCTATTAGATTCTTGACCATTGGAAAGAATCTAACTTATTCAGGATACTCGGAATCTGTTTCAATATACAATCCAGAAACAAATAGAACTGAGACTCGTGCCAGCGCTCCTTTTGTAAATCACACAAATTTACGTTCTGTAACAATTGGTTCAAAAGTAACATTCCTTTATCATCATCTACTTAATGGATGTAGTAGCCTAACTAAATTAACAATGCCATCGGGTATGGAAAGTATACATAGTTACGCTCTTGCTAATTGTACAGGTATAACTTCATTGACATTCCCTAATCCATTGGTACTATTAGGTGACCATGCTTGTGAAAATAATACTAATTTAGCATCAGTCATATTTAATGAAGAACAAGGGAATTCATTAAGTTTAACTATTGGTGGAGCTGCGCTATCTAACTGCCCTGCATTGACAGAATTAATCATTCCAAGTAAAGCAACCTCGATAGGAAACTATTGTTTTAAAAATTCTCCAAATATTGTGAACATCAGATTTACTGATAGTTCAAAAGCCATTTCTTTGGGTACGGGATCGGCAAGTAATAATTCTATGTTTGGTGACTGTAGTTTACAGTCGTTGTATATGGGAAGAAATATATCATATCCCACAACAGGTGCAAGTTACTCTCCATTTTATAATCAATCATATTTGACCGATGTTAAATTTTCTCAGGTAGGAACTATTACATATTGTAAAGATTATCTTCTTTATGGAGTAAACAATTGTGAAACACTTCTACTCCCTGAAAGTATCACAGAATTAGGACGTTATTCTTTTGCTGAGATGACTGCTCTTAAAGGGATTGAGATACCATCTATGGTTACACATCTTAAAGAGGGGCTACTCTCAGGTGATGAAAATATTACATCTATTGTAATTCATCCTGCCGTTGTTTCGATGGAAAGTTATCTGTTTAGAAACTGTAAACGCCTTGCTTCAGTAACTTTTGAAGATGCTCCAGAAACTTTATCAGTATCATGGGGTGCTTCAAATAGTAATTATGGTCTTTTTAGAGATTGCCCAATTGAAACCTTATATTTGGGAAGATGGCTTTCATATAATACAGAAAGCCCAGAACGTTCTCCTTTTTATTCTATTTCAACACTTAAAAATCTTACTTTTGGAGAGAATGTGGGTGTGGTGGATAAATATATGTTCTCATATTGTTCTGGTCTTGAGGAGTTATATTTGCCCGATAATATTGGATCGGTAGGGTTATGGGGATTTAGAGGTTGTTCTTCTCTTAAATCGGTAAGATTTAGTAATAACCTTAGCCAAATTTCAGATTATGCTTTTTCTGGTTGTAGTTCACTTGACAATGTTTCATTCCCAGCAAGTATGACTTCAGTGGCAGATAATAGTTTCTCTAATTGTACTTCGTTGAGAAATCTTGATCTTGGAGAATCTTTAATGATTATAGGTCCCTCAGCATTTAAAAACTGCTCTGCTCTTGAGGGTATAGAGATTCCAGAGACTCTTTATGGTCTTGGTGTGGAAGCGTTTGCTAATTGTACCTCTTTGCCAAGTGTAACAATAAAGAGTATATCTTCGGTGGCTAAACAAGCCTTTCAAGGTTGTACTGGTTTGAAATGGGTATCGTTAAGTGATAAGACTACTTCTCTTGGAGAAAATTCTTTTGATGGTTGTACCAATATTGCTTATGTTAAATCATACGCTGAATTTCCTCCTGAAGGTTTGGTGAACTTCCCTGAAGAGGTTGTGGCTAACGGAACTGTGTTTGTTCCTGAATATTCAATTGATTATTATCAGTACTCTCCTACATGGGAGAATTGGTATAGTTTCAGACCTATCACTGAGGATGTACTTGTTACAAGTATTACTCTAAATCATACAGAATCAAATATAAAGGCGCAAGAGAGTGTTGAATTAATTGCTTCAGTGGGTTCTGATGATGCTGTTAATAAGGAGATTATATGGCGTAGTTCTAACGAGTCTGTTGCAACTGTTAACTCTGATGGTGTTGTTGAGGGTGTTGCTGTTGGTGAGGCAGACATTACCGCAATTGCTGCTGATGGTTCGGGAGTGAAAGCCATTTGCAAAATAATTGTTGATCCAACTTTGATGGAGTCAATATCTATTGATAATGGTGGTGTAGAGACTATTAAAAAAGGGCGTACATTGGAATTGTCAGTAGCCATTTTACCTGTTACAACTACTAATCCTTCTGTTGTATGGTCTTCTTCTAATCAAGAAGTGGCTACTGTTTCAGAGTTGGGCGTTGTTAATGCAATTACAGCAGGTGATGTTATTATAACTGCTACTGGAACAGATGGTTCAGGTGTTGAAACTTCGTTCTCTTTAAGTGTTATTCCTCCAACTACTGGCGACTCTAATGATAATGACGTTGTTACAATAACTGATGCTGTTAATACTGCAAACTATGCAGTTGGTATTGAAACTGCAAACTTCTGTTTTGAGGCTGCTGATGTGAATAAGGATAACCAAATTACATTGTCTGATGCATCGGGAACTGTTGCAGTAGTTCTTGAGCAAAGTATTGTTCCTTCAATGTTAAAGAAGCACAATCTGTATCGCAATGTATCTGAAATGGATTGTATTGTTATTGATGATTTCTCTATAACTCCCGAAAAGACAGAAACAGTTGCTGTTAAACTTGATAATTCTGTTGATTATGTTGCTTTGCAGGCAGATATTGTTGTTCCTGATGATTTACTTGTTGAAGGTGTAAATATAGGATCTCGTGCAGAGTTATCGCATAAATTAACTATCAAGCGATTAAATAATAATACTATCAGATTAGCACTATTTGCTCTTGATAATGCAACTTTTGCTGATAATGATGAGGCAATTGTAGAACTAAAGATTAAAGGGGCTGCTAACTCTATTGGAGATATTGAGGCTCATAATATTATTGCTGCCGATGCTCAAGCAAATGAATATATGCTTGCATCTGTTGGAGGTCATTACAGCGATTTAACAGGCTTAGATAATGTTAATGGGGTATCGGATATTGTTGTTACGGTTGATAACAATATTATTAATATTGAGAATGCTCAAGGTGAGAATGTTACTTTATATTCTCCAAACGGAACTCCTATTGCTAACTTTGTTGCGCAATCGGCGTTTGAGTCGCATAGCGTTGTAAGTGGTGTATATATTGTTGTTGTGGGTGATGTTGTAACTAAAGTAATTGTAAAATAATTTATCGGTATGAAAATATTTATTAGACATAATATATTTATACTTTTGACACTACTCTTAGGAGCAGTGTCGGAAGTATTTGCCGGAGATCGTTTTTATATCGATACCAAAAATATTGAACCAGGTGAAACCAGAAATATTGAGTTCGTTCTTGAAAATACTCAGGATTTTTATGGCTTTCAGGTTGATATTGAACTACCAGATGGGTTGGAGTTTGTTAAATTTAATGGAAAGGTAAAATCTTCGCTTTCACCTCGTGCTGATGATACATATAGTATTGTTAGCAATTTAATTACTGAAAAGAGTCTTAGACTTGGAACTTTTTCGGTAGAGAATAATCCGTTTACCGGGAATAACGGAGATTTGCTATATGTCTCTGTTAAGGCTCAAGAGAATTTTACAGGTGGTGTAATTTCTGTAACTAATGTTCTTTTTACTAATTCATTAAATAAGGATGTAAGGTTAGTTGATTCTTTTGCAGAGCTTGGTTATGTTTATAATAATAGTTTTTATATTCCTGACTTTAATATATCGGCAGGTGAAACAAAAACTATATCAATGATTCTTGATAATGAGACTCCTTTTTCTGCATTTCAGACCGATATTTATATGCCAGAGGGTTTGAATATTGTTGCTGAATCTTTTGAGTTGACGTCACGCGCATCATTACAAGAATTGCCGAAATATTTAGTTCTTGCATCATCGGGAAATGAGTCAATGGGAACAGTGTCGGCTACGGAGGGTAAAGTCTCAAAAGGTAGTTCTGTTACCTTAACTGCAACTCCAGCGGAAGGGTATGAGTTTAAAAACTGGACTGTTGATGGTGTGGTTGTATCAACACAAAATCCTTACAATGCTGTAATAACTGATGATACAGAGTTTGTTGCAACTTTTCAAAGGGAAAAAGAACAAATTGTTGTTCAAGAGGTAACTACAAACTTTATAGCATATCAATCATACTATGTTACAAATCTTATTGATGGTAGTTATACTACAAAGTTCTGGTCTAACGCTTCTCAAGATCTGGGGAAATATATAATGTTAGACTTAGGCAAGGTTTACAATGTTGAAGATATTAAATTATATTTTACAGATGCTGATCAGCCAACTGGTGCAACGATTGAAACATCAGTGAATGCGACAGATGATTCATGGATGACTATTGCAACGTTTACTAAATCAGATATATTAAATGTAACAGAGGGTTCTTCAATCGTTAACCGTTATACCTGTAATGCAAAAGGTGCTGAGGCTCGATATGTTCGTATGAGAATTTCAACAAATGAACCTGAATTTTGGTTACAAATGACCGAATTTAAAGTTTATGGCAGAGAGTTTCAAGGAAGTGCAGTTGAGGTAAACGATGATGTAGCAGTTGCCAATAATTCAATTGGATTATTTGATGTTGAAAGTTCTAATATTGAGGTGTTCTCTTCATCGGAAGAGAATGAACAGACTCCTATTGTTTCTGACCATACAATTTCAGTGAAGAGTTTTACAGATGGAAGAATTCGTATAGCATGTTTCTCTCCTTCTAATACAATCTTTGTGGGGGATAGTGGGGCATTACTGAATTTTAAAGTTGAAGCAACAAATGTTGTATCGGATAGCGAGTTGATAGAATTGAAGAACCAGATATTCTCAACATACGATTCTAAAGAATATGTTCTTGAAAACTCTGAGACTTCGGTAACAATAGAAAGAGCTCTTGTTCAGAGTATTATTCTTGAGTATTCTTCTTTAGATTTAATAGTTGATGAGAGTAGGACTATTGCAACATCAATATCGCCAACGTATGCTTCTAATAAGGAGCTGAAATGGAGTAGTAGTGATGAGAATGTGGTAACTGTCTCTCCTTTTGGCGTAGTAACGGCTGTTGGTATAGGATCGGCTACTGTTACGGCTACTGCGGTTGATGGTTCAGGTGTAAATGCCTCTTGTAATGTAAATGTTGTTAAATATCCTTTATCAATCTCTATTAGCAATGAAAGTTTGCAACTCAACGAGGGAGAAAATTATCAACTTATAGCAGAGATACTGCCTATTGATGCAACTGATAAGAGTGTTTTGTGGATCTCTTCAAATGAGAACGTTGTGTATGTCGATCAGACTGGTCTTATTGAAGCTATCGCTGAGGGGGAGGCAGAGATTCGCGTTTCGAGTATTGCTAATCCTTTAATATCTGATGTTTGTATTGTTACAGTAACAAATGAGTCGGGAGTGGAGTCTGTAAATATGGATAATTCAACTATAATAACTCGTGGTAATGAGATTATAGTTAAAGGTTCTCAATCGGCTACTATTTACAATATTAACGGAACTTGTATTGCACATAAGATAGCCTCAGATGGTGAAATTAGATTCTTTATGCTATATGCGGGTGTTTATATAGTTAATACTGGGGAATATTCTTTAAAAGTAATTATTAAATAAGTTTCTAAATAAGAAGTTTTGTTTTAAATGAAGTGAACCCCAAAGTTTGGCAAAAACTTTTGGGGTTCACTTTAAATAGAGTTGCCTCTATTTTTTAACTACTGTTTTAACATATTATTTTGAGAACTTTATTGCTTTGGTACCAACCTTTGCTATATATATTCCGTTTGGTAGTGGGGCGGTTGTGATTGTTGTTGTGCCTTCGTTTACGGGTTGTGACAGTACCTCAACTCCGTTTACTGAATATACTTTTACAACTTCGGTTTTTGATGCGGTTACATATATGCTGTTACCAGCGTAGTATATGGTTGTATTGTTATCCTCTATTGTGGAATCTTCTATTCCGCTTGGCACTGGGTTTTTTACTGTAATGCGATCCATACAGAAGTATGCGGGGGTGTTCATTCCCCATTGTCCTGCGTCGGTTGATTCCATTGTGAAATATACCTCTTTAACCGAGCCAAGTGATGTGAGGTCAAACCATGTCCACTCTGTTACTTGTGAAAGTGAGCCATTCTTGAACTCGGCAAGTGTGAACTCTGCTGTTGTTTCAGAGTTATCCTCTTTTACTCCGTGTGCTATTAGTTTAAACCAATCACCTTCGTTAGTGAGTCCGTTTGCAAAGTCGTTACCATCTATGTTGGTGTAGTAAGGGTATGGCGAGTTTGTAACGTACATTCCTGCTGGGGTATAGTTGTTGCCATCGTTGAAGGTTATTGATAGGCTATTTTCTGCCTCCCATGAACTATAATTTGCTACTATGTATGGGCGTTCAGCATCAACAGTAATTTCATCTCCGCTTACTGCTGATATTCCTCCTTTTGCCATACAGCCCCATTGGGTATCTAATAGGTAATCGGCTGAGGCATCACTTGCGTTTTGGCTTACTGTAAATCCGTTCCATGCCATTCCTCCGTATGATGTGCCTTCGCCACCTATCAGGTGTGAGAATCGGAATACTTGTGCTTCCCAATGTGTGTAATCAACATCGTTGTAGGTCTCTGCCCACTCTCCTGTTGTATTGAATGTAAATTCTGTTGGTGTTGTTGGTTGTGTTAGGTCTAATACAATTCCTTCAACCTCTTCGTCTTCAACTTCTGTTGATACGGTAAATTTATCCATACAGAAGTATCCTGGTGTATTCATTCCCCATGTTGGATCAGTGTCGGTTGATTCCATTGTGAAGTACACCTCTGTTACTTCGCCTAATGTTGAGAGGTCAAACCATGTCCATTCATCAATTGCTGAGAATGTTCCATCGTTATACTCGGCAAGGATTATTTCGGTTGTAGTTTCATCTCCGTTTGCTTTAACTCCGTGTGCAATAAGTTTAAGATAATCGCCCTCTTCGGTGAATGCTCGTGCTACAAAATATCCATCTTTTGTGCTATAATATACGTATGGGGTATTTGTTATATAGAATCCTTCAGGGGTGTAACTATTGCCATCGTTAAATAGTATTGAGAGATTGTGTTGTGTTGACATAAGGCTGTAATATCCTACAATATATGGGATATTGGCATCAATGGTAATGTTCTCTCCGTCAATAGCCGATATTCCTCCTTTTGCCATACAGCCCCATTGGGTAGAGGTAAGGTCTTCGGCTGAGGCATCACTTGCATTTTTACTTACTGTAAATCCGTCCCAAGCCAAGCCGTCCCATGATGAGCCAGGTCCGTCAATTAGGTGAGAGAACATAAAGATTTGAGATTCCCAGTAGGTATAATCAACATCGTTGTAGGTCTCTGTCCATACACCATTATCATTATATGTGAATGTTGTGGGGTTTGATGGTTGTGTTAGGTCTAATACAATACTCTTTTTTGCCGCATATAGCGGAGAGCATAACAATAGTGCAAAGGTTACACAAATGATAGTTTTGTAAAGATGTTTCATAATATTGTATTTTTAAGTTGTTTGTTACAAATTCAAGTCTTCTGCTCCTATAAATTCGGTTGAGCTTTCGCCTATCTGTCCGCAGTTTTGTAGTAGTCCTGTTGTTACTTTTATAAAGTCTATGCCTATAAGTTCTACTTTTTCGCCGTTGCTGTTTACTGCCCAAGAGATATCAAATGAGTTGTTCTCTTTGTCTCGGTTGGGATAGTTATCGGCATATCCCCATGCATATTTGTCAAGGAAGTATTGTCCGTTACTCTTTATGGTGTAGTTTTCAGGTAGTAGCGTGCTTGTGAATGTGAGTTCTTTGGCGTTGCTCCATTGTGGCCAATATTCAAGGGAGTGGTTTGTAAAATTGTTTTGTTCAATAAAGCCTTCTCCTCCCATATTATCGCTCCAC encodes the following:
- a CDS encoding Ig-like domain-containing protein — its product is MKIFIRHNIFILLTLLLGAVSEVFAGDRFYIDTKNIEPGETRNIEFVLENTQDFYGFQVDIELPDGLEFVKFNGKVKSSLSPRADDTYSIVSNLITEKSLRLGTFSVENNPFTGNNGDLLYVSVKAQENFTGGVISVTNVLFTNSLNKDVRLVDSFAELGYVYNNSFYIPDFNISAGETKTISMILDNETPFSAFQTDIYMPEGLNIVAESFELTSRASLQELPKYLVLASSGNESMGTVSATEGKVSKGSSVTLTATPAEGYEFKNWTVDGVVVSTQNPYNAVITDDTEFVATFQREKEQIVVQEVTTNFIAYQSYYVTNLIDGSYTTKFWSNASQDLGKYIMLDLGKVYNVEDIKLYFTDADQPTGATIETSVNATDDSWMTIATFTKSDILNVTEGSSIVNRYTCNAKGAEARYVRMRISTNEPEFWLQMTEFKVYGREFQGSAVEVNDDVAVANNSIGLFDVESSNIEVFSSSEENEQTPIVSDHTISVKSFTDGRIRIACFSPSNTIFVGDSGALLNFKVEATNVVSDSELIELKNQIFSTYDSKEYVLENSETSVTIERALVQSIILEYSSLDLIVDESRTIATSISPTYASNKELKWSSSDENVVTVSPFGVVTAVGIGSATVTATAVDGSGVNASCNVNVVKYPLSISISNESLQLNEGENYQLIAEILPIDATDKSVLWISSNENVVYVDQTGLIEAIAEGEAEIRVSSIANPLISDVCIVTVTNESGVESVNMDNSTIITRGNEIIVKGSQSATIYNINGTCIAHKIASDGEIRFFMLYAGVYIVNTGEYSLKVIIK
- a CDS encoding DUF4465 domain-containing protein; translated protein: MKHLYKTIICVTFALLLCSPLYAAKKSIVLDLTQPSNPTTFTYNDNGVWTETYNDVDYTYWESQIFMFSHLIDGPGSSWDGLAWDGFTVSKNASDASAEDLTSTQWGCMAKGGISAIDGENITIDANIPYIVGYYSLMSTQHNLSILFNDGNSYTPEGFYITNTPYVYYSTKDGYFVARAFTEEGDYLKLIAHGVKANGDETTTEIILAEYNDGTFSAIDEWTWFDLSTLGEVTEVYFTMESTDTDPTWGMNTPGYFCMDKFTVSTEVEDEEVEGIVLDLTQPTTPTEFTFNTTGEWAETYNDVDYTHWEAQVFRFSHLIGGEGTSYGGMAWNGFTVSQNASDASADYLLDTQWGCMAKGGISAVSGDEITVDAERPYIVANYSSWEAENSLSITFNDGNNYTPAGMYVTNSPYPYYTNIDGNDFANGLTNEGDWFKLIAHGVKEDNSETTAEFTLAEFKNGSLSQVTEWTWFDLTSLGSVKEVYFTMESTDAGQWGMNTPAYFCMDRITVKNPVPSGIEDSTIEDNNTTIYYAGNSIYVTASKTEVVKVYSVNGVEVLSQPVNEGTTTITTAPLPNGIYIAKVGTKAIKFSK
- a CDS encoding leucine-rich repeat protein; its protein translation is MKSVRFEDGSSDVYLGVYYSYSISYSKGLFSSCPLEEVYIGRNIKYKDRDSSYPFASNPDKYGYSAFYNQPKLAKVTIGEGCTSLTDYLFYKNATITILSLPNVRTIGNSTFQECAKLATLNLGSSIETVGNSAFYNCSNITKLTFPNSIKDIGNSAFGNCTSITEVTVGSGLKTIGDNAFYNCRSFTAVILPDSLTTMGASAFESCTKLTIAKLGKSLTSVPAKAFKNCIALSEMVIPNTVEVIGDQAFYNDSTIATITMNEGLKTIGSEVFWNNSGIMRFTIPGTVTSMGTNCFYGCTNVTYLIFKEGEGTLNINNSNCRSSKIDALTTNTTYRDRKYDYFYDCPIRFLTIGKNLTYSGYSESVSIYNPETNRTETRASAPFVNHTNLRSVTIGSKVTFLYHHLLNGCSSLTKLTMPSGMESIHSYALANCTGITSLTFPNPLVLLGDHACENNTNLASVIFNEEQGNSLSLTIGGAALSNCPALTELIIPSKATSIGNYCFKNSPNIVNIRFTDSSKAISLGTGSASNNSMFGDCSLQSLYMGRNISYPTTGASYSPFYNQSYLTDVKFSQVGTITYCKDYLLYGVNNCETLLLPESITELGRYSFAEMTALKGIEIPSMVTHLKEGLLSGDENITSIVIHPAVVSMESYLFRNCKRLASVTFEDAPETLSVSWGASNSNYGLFRDCPIETLYLGRWLSYNTESPERSPFYSISTLKNLTFGENVGVVDKYMFSYCSGLEELYLPDNIGSVGLWGFRGCSSLKSVRFSNNLSQISDYAFSGCSSLDNVSFPASMTSVADNSFSNCTSLRNLDLGESLMIIGPSAFKNCSALEGIEIPETLYGLGVEAFANCTSLPSVTIKSISSVAKQAFQGCTGLKWVSLSDKTTSLGENSFDGCTNIAYVKSYAEFPPEGLVNFPEEVVANGTVFVPEYSIDYYQYSPTWENWYSFRPITEDVLVTSITLNHTESNIKAQESVELIASVGSDDAVNKEIIWRSSNESVATVNSDGVVEGVAVGEADITAIAADGSGVKAICKIIVDPTLMESISIDNGGVETIKKGRTLELSVAILPVTTTNPSVVWSSSNQEVATVSELGVVNAITAGDVIITATGTDGSGVETSFSLSVIPPTTGDSNDNDVVTITDAVNTANYAVGIETANFCFEAADVNKDNQITLSDASGTVAVVLEQSIVPSMLKKHNLYRNVSEMDCIVIDDFSITPEKTETVAVKLDNSVDYVALQADIVVPDDLLVEGVNIGSRAELSHKLTIKRLNNNTIRLALFALDNATFADNDEAIVELKIKGAANSIGDIEAHNIIAADAQANEYMLASVGGHYSDLTGLDNVNGVSDIVVTVDNNIINIENAQGENVTLYSPNGTPIANFVAQSAFESHSVVSGVYIVVVGDVVTKVIVK